A window from Culex pipiens pallens isolate TS chromosome 3, TS_CPP_V2, whole genome shotgun sequence encodes these proteins:
- the LOC120426579 gene encoding double-stranded RNA-binding protein Staufen homolog 2, which yields MMHGHPAPPQHMGHPPPPPPHLTHLTSVPPPSVPPQGPRINNNRHHHHPRVPAGDHHQQTLGPPHMVPLPHQQQQHGGSRKPHYGNNNGIVPGGGIPPKHHMGKTQQPYSNSNSSSSYRTSGHGGHHSAGGIPVVSAAGNLGTKTRMIPAHEPKPIHNHTNVAPPAPVPSSTAVSTVAHHASPAESSAQQQIPGTPSVPVTITTAPQPAGPVTTTTNNTQVVVGSVPPPVVTTVPPPTEATEDSQQMQPMSQLLSSVPENLANTKEKTPMCLVNELARYNKCQHQYRLTGESGPAHKKRFTVTLKLGDEEYTAEGPSIKKAQHSAANEAIAATKYKHPPAKINRIKVGGKAPIGNITPTVELNALAMKRGEPTVYETEQLVPTLPPPPHGNFFTAPPPPNSHYGGGGGGGGYHHRTNGGMYSNPPPPGAVRYGAPAPNSYNRRGLKPDYHSRGYLYNHHHHMQPMVHPAQESYKVTLHVGERTFLGEGITLQAARHDAAARALEVLKPLTPETTGNASGGNCHDTSIDSDDPNSELKSPISLVHELALKRKMAVQFEVHSEKGPPHMKVFTTICKVGTIVTEGEGNGKKISKKRAAEKMLDELRNLPPTSPEKNVRPPLKPKRKLPLPKKKTRNLIKENGEEDPLDMVNPISRLMQIQQARKEKEPEYTLVEERGMARRREFIMEVLASGKTASGVGPTKKIAKKEAAESLLVMLGYGRSTVAANVSSPNKENQSANANEGVGAEKQHGGRKAQYNDGGAAKHGGSAGRQIVPGVLQLNSGVSNKTNQPVKEPAQDAIDSGDIKPITVSVTKPVISTASSATINVAAPPPAAATTTSTTGGSSSNPDVGRKKEQLMYLAQLLKFEVMFSDFPKGNHGEYLTLVTLSTDPPQLCHGSGASLEESHDEAARGALEILSKIGLDNVKPKGSGGAVTGDDSKSKK from the exons GATCAACAACAACCGACACCATCATCATCCGCGTGTCCCGGCCGGCGACCACCACCAGCAGACACTGGGACCACCCCACATGGTTCCACTgccccaccagcagcagcagcatggtGGCAGCCGGAAGCCACACTACGGTAACAACAACGGAATCGTGCCCGGCGGCGGAATACCTCCCAAGCACCACATGGGCAAGACACAGCAACCgtacagcaacagcaacagcagcagcagctaccGGACGAGTGGCCACGGGGGACATCACAGCGCCGGCGGCATTCCGGTGGTATCGGCGGCCGGCAATCTGGGCACCAAAACGAGGATGATTCCTGCGCATGAAC CGAAACCGATCCACAATCACACCAACGTGGCCCCACCGGCACCAGTTCCTTCCAGCACCGCCGTATCAACCGTAGCGCATCACGCATCACCTGCAGAATCTTCAGCGCAGCAGCAGATTCCCGGAACGCCGTCCGTACCCGTGACCATCACGACCGCACCGCAGCCGGCAGGTCCGGTCACGACAACGACCAACAACACCCAAGTCGTTGTCGGTTCCGTGCCACCACCTGTCGTCACGACGGTGCCGCCACCGACCGAAGCCACGGAAGATTCACAGCAAATGCAGCCAATGTCCCAGCTGCTGTCGTCTGTACCAGAAAACTTGGCAAACACTAAAGAGAAAACCCCAATGTGTTTAGTTAATGAATTAGCACGGTACAACAAGTGCCAGCATCAGTACCGGCTGACCGGAGAGTCGGGCCCGGCGCACAAGAAACGCTTCACCGTCACGCTCAAGCTGGGCGACGAAGAGTACACGGCCGAGGGTCCGAGCATCAAGAAGGCTCAGCATAGCGCGGCGAACGAGGCGATTGCCGCGACCAAGTACAAGCATCCGCCGGCCAAGATTAACCGGATCAAGGTCGGCGGAAAGGCACCGATCGGGAATATTACGCCCACCGTCGAGCTGAACGCGCTGGCCATGAAGCGGGGCGAACCGACTGTTTACGAAACGGAACAGCTGGTTCCAACGCTGCCGCCTCCTCCGCATGGCAACTTTTTCACGGCACCTCCGCCACCAAACTCACACTACGGTGGGGGTGGTGGCGGTGGAGGCTATCATCACCGTACTAACGGCGGCATGTACAGCAATCCGCCACCTCCGGGTGCGGTCCGGTACGGTGCTCCGGCACCCAACTCGTACAATCGTCGCGGCCTGAAGCCGGACTACCACTCGCGAGGCTACCTGTACAATCACCATCATCACATGCAACCGATGGTCCATCCTGCGCAGGAATCCTACAAGGTTACGCTGCACGTGGGAGAGAGGACATTTTTAGGAGAAGGCATCACACTGCAAGCGGCTCGCCACGACGCCGCGGCACGTGCCCTCGAGGTGCTGAAACCGTTGACGCCGGAAACAACCGGAAACGCCTCTGGTGGCAACTGTCACGACACTTCGATCGACAGTGACGATCCCAACTCCGAGCTAAAATCTCCAATCTCTCTCGTGCACGAGCTCGCTCTGAAGCGCAAAATGGCCGTCCAGTTTGAGGTGCACAGCGAAAAGGGTCCGCCGCACATGAAGGTCTTCACGACGATCTGCAAGGTGGGCACCATTGTGACCGAGGGCGAAGGCAACGGGAAGAAAATCTCCAAAAAGCGAGCCGCCGAAAAGATGCTCGATGAACTGCGAAACCTCCCGCCAACGTCCCCGGAGAAGAACGTGCGGCCTCCGCTGAAGCCCAAGCGTAAGCTCCCCTTGCCGAAGAAGAAGACCCGCAACCTGATCAAGGAAAACGGCGAAGAGGACCCGCTGGACATGGTCAATCCCATCAGCCGCCTCATGCAGATTCAGCAGGCTCGCAAGGAAAAGGAACCGGAGTATACGCTGGTGGAGGAACGCGGCATGGCCCGGCGTCGTGAGTTCATCATGGAGGTGCTGGCCAGCGGTAAAACTGCCTCCGGCGTGGGTCCGACCAAAAAGATTGCCAAAAAGGAAGCGGCCGAAAGTTTGCTCGTGATGCTCGGCTACGGTCGATCCACCGTCGCCGCGAACGTCTCCTCACCCAACAAGGAGAACCAGTCGGCGAACGCGAACGAAGGGGTTGGGGCTGAGAAGCAGCACGGTGGTCGAAAGGCGCAGTACAATGATGGTGGAGCGGCCAAACACGGCGGCAGCGCTGGCCGCCAGATCGTGCCCGGCGTGCTGCAGTTGAACTCAG gCGTCTCGAACAAAACCAACCAACCGGTTAAGGAGCCAGCGCAGGACGCCATCGACAGCGGTGATATCAAGCCGATTACCGTTAGTGTGACGAAGCCGGTTATTTCAACGGCTTCGAGTGCGACAATAAATGTTGCAGCGCCGCCGCCAGCGGCGGCCACAACTACCTCCACAACGGGAGGCAGCTCGTCGAACCCGGACGTCGGGCGAAAGAAGGAGCAGCTCATGTATCTGGCGCAGCTGCTCAAGTTTGAG gtcaTGTTCTCGGACTTCCCGAAGGGCAACCACGGCGAGTACCTCACGCTGGTCACGCTGTCCACGGATCCGCCCCAGCTGTGCCACGGTAGCGGCGCCAGCCTGGAGGAATCGCACGACGAAGCGGCGCGCGGTGCGCTCGAGATCCTCAGCAAGATCGGGCTGGACAACGTGAAGCCGAAGGGAAGCGGCGGCGCGGTCACCGGCGATGACAGTAAGTCAAAGAAGTAA